A stretch of the Perca flavescens isolate YP-PL-M2 chromosome 3, PFLA_1.0, whole genome shotgun sequence genome encodes the following:
- the bicra gene encoding BRD4-interacting chromatin-remodeling complex-associated protein isoform X2 encodes MDDEDGRCLLDVICDPEALNDFLHGSETHLDTDDLLDGSSDPSSSFFSTTGGHVPEVQPAVQLSANEPAGLPRVSVDLDFLEDDDILGGSPGGEGGSNGIGTNHEPCDILQQSLAEANITEQSLQEAEAELDLGSFGIPGLTQVVQTLPDPSLSGAGGAAVGVGIGVGGAAAIFPGSGPSTTATPPNAASDMLGSVLAQQGLQLQSQVMNKAISVQPFMQPVGLGNVTLQPISSLQALPNGSQSGHLGIGQIQVVGQPTVMTINQSGQPILAKAMGGYQLHQSGPDVSGAGSQVGLGGSGGGLLIQGNKATLGSPALNGPAVCVSSTNSSSGGTMTPAGLVGFGSTTLSSGIGHQTQTQGQIMQNVIIQRTPTPIQPKPPQGGAIQPKLFKQQQQQQLPQTAPQPLQNDAHKALGLQQIPVSAAQNVAFLTGKPGSNVVLTTQASTQGPQFQQTLFKQQAGQPSGKPLSVHLLNQQGSIVIPSQTVLQGQNHQFLLPQLQAGGQILTQHPGGHIITSQGPGGQLIANQILTANQNINLGQVLTSQGHPGAAHILSGSIQLQPGQMGTPTLFQMPVSLAQSQSQTQTHTVSGHAQTVIQGMPIQNSLTMLSQVEGLSPAVSLQPALQPQPGGVPSSTGAATMAPGQPGECVTVLGSSTDQAAHPTQQHATQSSILAMQTASSVSTATTVPSSSPSMSVPTSSSVTAVGLVPHQAQHSPGRLLFTNQGSSMILSQESLQMFLQQEQHHQTENESTPSAGVPASVIVSSNSVTAPAPSVHDSQLTDSWVGQSHSPSPGPSHMAAVVKQVPSSGHQHSLIQGMSPSPALSTHASAPPVAVSPQPSHSPLTLSQHIQSPHHQQQSRPPSQPQPQSQTPSRSCTPSSHPQLFIVHNQMAESPQPAPQGQPQHTQPQHTHIQVQLQLQPQLQPQPRPASQPAPYQQDMPPLSQSPKPPPPPAPPAPHQFTAPPVSTSAAAVVKAQVPIPGLTAEHQHHLQLVAAQIQTLSAISQPSPQQKQLLDKLHQVQQSIVLQAKQAAQPQAAGPFSSQQDVPLDKVAVASSASAGPPAQLPPVLQQMSVLVKTPATASSDLQVFSGAQGPAGAMVNQTVTPASLTQPAQVQPKPGVISSVGGMTLGKGGMQIQVLGTSLTQMPAPQPPAPAPVQTQTTTMKMPFSAEPSKEARMLEQLRKQQGSVLHPNYSAPFCSFEDTMHRLLPYHLYQGTANSSQDYQKVDDEFETVSCHLLKRTQAMLDKYRHLLFAESKQRLGPSAEMVMIDRMFIQEEKIALSQDRILAKERPEEFVANARMLESVVSSQQKAPPAEPTSASGGVAAAVPAPAPAAPAPAPLPNLAPNPPPPPPPPPAPAPIPSPSPASAPVPAPASAPAPPPAPAPTATPFPPTKLVIKHGGGGASVSWSSGGPPPPAAAGRLAEPAGQSSSFSRAPAASPDDDDALPQRTSKPPMKTYEARRRIGLKLKIKQDQTGFSKVVHNTALDPVHTPQPPQSGQSTPQPQTQPQGQAALLHPKPRPLSTPPPTVIRTQSPVCTASSASLVTTATAQSNPPLRGNVPPNAAPCSSTSSSHTWSSLSSSSSSSSSTQVNGSLDHHDGGGVKHNSASTATPSQTTCRLPLRKTYRENISPRVRPGVPGGGDESLSYPRPTPSPPQHEASSPPSERTVIASVKVEKRGRDASHAHTEPGHETGRLRSAMQGLDEMDEVFTRGIKTTPHHHHPQLPDREGARERGEERPDQETDVSKYKRASGKNRHRAGGTFRMDQHAPGPPSPESSFTRDSLLPAKRCKSDSPDMDNASFSSGSPPDDSLNEHLQCAIDSILNLQQEPSARGHHLKGGHSRSQQHQSQRPGGSAASSHRPSVPPPSSASASSSLAQHPQVGGRGHNGSLVSQTQSR; translated from the exons ATGGATGATGAAGATGGCAGGTGCCTTCTAGATGTAATTTG TGACCCGGAAGCTCTCAATGACTTTCTTCATGGATCTGAGACCCAT TTGGACACTGACGACCTATTGGATGGTTCGAGTGACCCCTCCAGCTCGTTCTTCTCTACCACTGGG GGCCATGTTCCAGAGGTCCAGCCTGCAGTCCAGCTGTCGGCCAATGAGCCGGCCGGCCTACCCAGAGTCAGTGTTGACCTGGACTTCCTGGAGGATGATGACATCCTGGGAGGATCCCCAGGTGGTGAAGGTGGGAGCAATGGCATTGGGACAAATCACGAGCCATGTGACATCCTGCAGCAGAGCTTGGCTGAAGCAAACATCACCGAGCAAAGCTTACAGGAGGCAGAGGCTGAGCTGGACCTGGGCTCCTTTGGAATTCCAGGCCTTACGCAGGTGGTACAGACACTGCCTGATCCCAGCCTCTCTGGGGCTGGAGGCGCTGCTGTTGGTGTAGGCATAGGTGTTGGGGGAGCAGCAGCAATTTTCCCTGGGTCAGGCCCAAGCACCACTGCTACGCCTCCCAATGCCGCATCTGACATGCTGGGGTCAGTGCTTGCTCAGCAGGGCCTTCAACTCCAGTCCCAGGTGATGAACAAGGCCATTAGTGTTCAGCCATTTATGCAGCCTGTGGGCCTGGGAAATGTGACACTTCAGCCCATTTCAAGTCTCCAAGCTCTTCCTAATGGGAGTCAGTCTGGACATTTGGGTATCGGACAGATTCAGGTTGTGGGTCAGCCTACAGTCATGACTATCAATCAGTCTGGGCAACCAATCCTAGCTAAGGCCATGGGTGGTTACCAGCTGCACCAGTCTGGGCCAGATGTATCAGGTGCTGGTTCTCAGGTGGGGCTTGGAGGCTCAGGGGGTGGACTTCTGATCCAAGGTAACAAGGCCACTTTGGGATCTCCAGCTTTAAATGGACCGGCTGTTTGTGTCAGCAGCACAaacagcagcagcggcggcacAATGACTCCTGCTGGGCTTGTGGGCTTTGGCAGCACCACTCTAAGTTCAGGAATTGGACACCAGACGCAAACCCAAGGCCAAATCATGCAGAACGTGATCATCCAGCGCACACCAACACCTATTCAGCCTAAACCCCCTCAGGGGGGAGCCATCCAACCGAAACTTTTcaaacagcaacagcagcagcagctgccacAAACAGCACCCCAACCGCTGCAAAACGATGCCCACAAGGCTCTAGGTCTGCAGCAAATTCCAGTTTCTGCTGCTCAGAATGTAGCCTTCCTGACAGGAAAGCCAGGTTCTAACGTTGTCCTGACTACTCAGGCCTCAACACAAGGCCCTCAGTTTCAACAAACCCTGTTCAAGCAACAAGCGGGACAACCATCGGGCAAGCCTCTTAGTGTACACTTGTTAAACCAACAGGGCAGCATCGTTATTCCCTCTCAGACAGTTCTGCAAGGTCAGAACCACCAGTTTCTCCTGCCACAACTGCAAGCAGGTGGGCAGATCCTGACCCAGCACCCTGGGGGGCACATCATAACTAGTCAGGGTCCTGGTGGACAGCTCATTGCAAACCAGATTTTGACTGCAAACCAGAACATCAACCTGGGCCAGGTGTTGACTTCACAGGGCCACCCCGGGGCTGCCCACATCCTCTCTGGATCTATCCAGCTCCAGCCTGGCCAGATGGGCACGCCCACCCTCTTTCAGATGCCCGTCTCGTTGGCCCAGAGTCAAAGCCAGACACAGACCCACACTGTCTCAGGTCATGCCCAGACAGTCATACAGGGCATGCCCATCCAGAACTCCCTGACCATGCTCAGTCAGGTGGAGGGGCTGAGCCCCGCAGTCAGCCTTCAGCCAGCCCTGCAGCCTCAGCCGGGCGGAGTCCCCAGCAGCACAGGAGCAGCGACCATGGCTCCGGGCCAGCCCGGAGAGTGTGTTACTGTGCTGGGTAGCTCCACGGACCAGGCTGCTCATCCCACCCAGCAGCATGCAACGCAATCCTCTATCCTCGCCATGCAAACGGCATCCTCTGTGTCCACGGCTACCACGGTACCCTCCTCTTCTCCGTCCATGTCTGTGCCCACCTCGTCCTCTGTCACAGCAGTGGGGCTGGTCCCCCATCAGGCTCAGCACAGTCCAGGGAGGTTACTGTTCACCAACCAGGGCTCCAGTATGATCCTGAGCCAGGAGTCTCTGCAGATGTTCCTGCAACAG GAGCAGCACCACCAAACAGAGAATGAGTCCACCCCCTCTGCTGGCGTTCCAGCGTCTGTAATCGTCAGCAGCAACAGCGTCACTGCTCCGGCCCCCTCTGTCCATGACAGCCAATTAACTGACTCTTGGGTGGGTCAGAGCCACAGCCCTTCCCCTGGCCCCTCCCACATGGCAGCAGTGGTAAAGCAG GTGCCCTCCAGTGGACATCAGCACTCCCTGATCCAGGGCATGTCCCCCTCCCCGGCCTTGTCCACTCACGCCTCGGCGCCCCCAGTGGCGGTCAGCCCGCAGCCTTCCCACTCTCCTCTCACTCTGAGCCAGCACATCCAGTCGCCGCACCATCAGCAGCAGTCGCGTCCTCCCTCCCAGCCTCAGCCACAGTCCCAAACGCCCTCCCGCTCGTGCACCCCCTCCTCTCACCCCCAGCTCTTTATTGTCCACAACCAGATGGCGGAGTCCCCCCAGCCGGCTCCGCAGGGCCAGCCGCAGCACACACAgccccagcacacacacattcaggttCAGCTGCAGCTGCAGCCGCAGCTGCAGCCTCAGCCGCGGCCGGCCTCTCAGCCCGCCCCTTATCAACAAGATATGCCTCCGCTGTCCCAGTCACCCaagccgcctcctcctcctgcgccgCCCGCACCACACCAGTTCACCGCTCCTCCTGTCAGCACTTCTGCCGCTGCTGTAGTCAAAGCCCAGGTTCCAATCCCGGGCCTGACAGCAGAGCACCAGCACCACCTGCAACTAGTCGCTGCGCAGATTCAGACGCTGTCGGCCATCAGCCAGCCCTCGCCTCAGCAGAAACAGCTGCTGGACAAGCTACACCAG GTGCAGCAGAGCATCGTGCTGCAGGCCAAGCAGGCTGCTCAGCCTCAAGCCGCCGGTCCCTTCAGCTCCCAGCAAGATGTGCCTCTTGATAAAGTGGCGGTTGCGTCATCGGCCAGCGCTGGTCCGCCTGCTCAGCTTCCCCCAGTGCTGCAGCAGATGTCGGTGCTCGTCAAAACTCCTGCTACAG CATCAAGTGACTTACAGGTATTCTCAGGAGCCCAAGGGCCAGCTGGAGCAATGGTGAATCAGACTGTCACTCCTGCCAGCCTTACCCAGCCTGCACAG GTTCAGCCAAAGCCAGGGGTGATCAGCTCAGTGGGAGGGATGACTCTGGGGAAAGGTGGGATGCAGATACAGGTGTTGGGTACTAGTCTTACTCAAATGCCTGCTCCACAGCCCCCAGCTCCAGCTCCAGTGCAAACTCAG ACAACAACAATGAAGATGCCTTTCAGTGCAGAGCCCAGCAAAGAAGCCAG GATGCTGGAACAGCtgaggaagcagcagggttcagtgCTTCACCCAAACTACAGTGCTCCTTTCTGCTCTTTTGAGGACACGATGCACAGACTGCTGCCTTACCATCTCTACCAGGGAACTGCCAACTCCTCTCAAGACTATCAGAAAG TGGATGATGAATTTGAGACGGTCTCCTGCCATCTCCTCAAAAGGACCCAGGCAATGCTGGATAAGTATCGCCACCTGCTCTTTGCAGAGTCAAAA CAGAGACTGGGCCCCTCGGCAGAGATGGTGATGATCGACCGGATGTTCATTCAGGAGGAGAAGATCGCGTTGAGCCAGGACAGGATTTTGGCCAAGGAGAGACCAG AGGAGTTTGTGGCAAATGCGCGCATGTTGGAGAGTGTGGTTTCATCCCAACAGAAAGCCCCTCCTGCCGAGCCCACGTCAGCGAGTGGAGGCGTAGCCGCTGCTGTCCCTGCTCCGGCGCCTGCAGCTCCGGCCCCAGCCCCTCTCCCAAACCTCGCCCcgaaccctcctcctcctcctcctcctcctcctgctcctgctCCCATCCCGTCCCCATCTCCTGCTTCAGCTCCGGTCCCTGCTCCGGCTTCAGCTCCGGCGCCTCCTCCCGCGCCCGCCCCCACCGCCACCCCTTTCCCCCCTACCAAACTGGTAATAAAGCACGGCGGCGGCGGAGCCTCTGTGTCCTGGTCCAGCGGCGGGCCCCCGCCTCCGGCGGCGGCGGGCAGGCTGGCCGAACCCGCCGGCCAGAGCTCCTCCTTCAGCCGCGCTCCGGCGGCGTCGCCCGACGACGACGACGCCCTCCCGCAGAGAACCAGCAAGCCGCCGATGAAGACCTACGAGGCTCGCCGGAGAATTGGCCTGAAGCTGAAGATCAAGCAGGACCAGACGGGCTTCAGCAAGGTGGTCCACAACACTGCCTTAGACCCCGTGCACACACCTCAGCCCCCGCAGAGTGGCCAGTCCACACCCCAGCCCCAGACTCAGCCCCAGGGCCAAGCTGCTCTACTGCACCCAAAGCCCCGCCCCCTGTCAACGCCCCCTCCCACAGTAATCAGAACTCAGTCTCCCGTATGCACTGCTTCCTCTGCCTCATTGGTCACCACAGCAACCGCTCAGTCTAACCCGCCACTGAGAGGTAACGTTCCCCCCAACGCAGCCCCATGTTCCTCTACCTCTTCCTCCCACACTTGGTCGTCgttgtcctcctcctcttcttcctcctcttccactCAAGTGAATGGGTCGTTGGATCACCACGACGGGGGCGGGGTCAAACACAATTCTGCCTCCACTGCCACGCCCTCGCAGACGACGTGCCGTCTCCCCCTTCGGAAAACCTACCGGGAGAACATTAGTCCCCGGGTCAGACCCGGTGTCCCAGGGGGAGGGGACGAAAGTTTGTCCTACCCGAGGCCCACGCCGTCACCCCCGCAGCACGAGGCCTCATCCCCCCCCTCAGAGCGGACAGTTATAGCTAGCGTGAAGGTGGAGAAACGAGGCCGGGACGCCTCGCACGCTCACACGGAGCCGGGCCACGAAACGGGCCGTTTAAGGAGTGCAATGCAGGGGCTGGACGAGATGGACGAGGTGTTCACCCGTGGTATCAAAACCACACCGCACCACCATCACCCGCAGCTCCCCGACCGGGAGGGGGCCAGGGAGCGAGGGGAGGAGCGCCCAGACCAAGAGACAGATGTAAGTAAATACAAGAGGGCGAGTGGGAAAAACAGACATAGGGCCGGCGGGACGTTCAGAATGGACCAGCATGCCCCGGGGCCTCCCTCCCCAGAGTCCTCCTTCACGCGAGACTCTTTGCTTCCTGCCAAACGCTGCAAGTCGGACTCCCCCGACATGGACAACGCCAgcttctccagcggcagccccCCCGACGACTCTCTGAACGAGCACCTGCAGTGTGCCATCGACAGCATCCTGAACCTGCAGCAGGAGCCCTCCGCCCGCGGCCACCACCTTAAAGGGGGCCACAGCAGGTCCCAGCAACACCAAAGCCAGCGCCCCGGGGGCTCGGCAGCCTCATCCCACAGACCCTCAGTACCACCACCCTCCTCTGCCTCCGCGTCCTCCTCCCTGGCCCAGCACCCTCAGGTCGGTGGCCGTGGCCACAATGGCAGCCTGGTGTCCCAGACTCAAAGCAGATAA